The genomic window GGTCCGTCACTGCGATCGCGTCGAGACCGACGGCTTCGGCCTGCTCCAGGATGAGCTCGACCGGGTCGCGGCCGTCGTAGGACAGCGACGAGTGCGTGTGAAGTTCGACCGACAGCACGAGCACACGTTTAGGCGGCCTGATCAAAAGCGACTCGGTCCGCGACTCGACGGTCGCGCGACCGTCCGATGGTATCCACGAACGTGCATATAGAAACCCATTTACCGACCGACTTTCACCACCTAGATGAATGAGTCTTGCCGATTCGGACCGCGAACTCGTCGTTTCCGAGCTGGGGCGGGAACCGACTCGAGCGGAGGTGGCGCTGTTCGAGAACCTCTGGAGCGAGCACTGCGCGTACCGCTCCTCGCGACCGCTGCTGTCGGCGTTCGACAGCGAGGGCGAGCAGGTCGTCGTCGGGCCGGGCGACGACGCGGCGGTCGTCGCGTTGGACGACGAGACGTACATCACGCTGGGCATCGAGAGCCACAACCACCCCTCCTACGTCGACCCGTTCGACGGCGCGGCGACCGGCGTCGGCGGCATCGTCCGGGATACCCTCTCGATGGGTGCTTACCCCATCGCGCTCGCGGACTCGCTGTACTTCGGCGAGTTCGACGACGACCACTCGCAGTACCTCTTCGAGGGGGTCGTCGAGGGGATCAGCCACTACGGGAACTGTATCGGCGTGCCGACGGTCGCCGGTAGCGTCGATTTCCACCCCGATTACGAGGGCAATCCGCTGGTCAACGTCGCTTGCGTCGGCCTGACCGACGACGAGCGACTCGTTACCGCCGAAGCCCAAGAACCGGGGAACAAGCTCGTGCTCGTCGGCAACGGCACGGGTCGGGACGGACTCGGCGGCGCGAGCTTCGCCAGCGAGGACCTCGCGGAGGACGCCGAGACCGAGGACCGACCCGCGGTGCAGGTCGGCGACCCCTACTCGGAGAAGCTGCTCATCGAGGCCAACGAAGCGCTCGTCGACGAGACCCTGATCGAGTCCGCTCGCGACCTCGGTGCCGCCGGCCTCGGCGGTGCCTCGAGCGAACTGGTCGCCAAGGGCGGCCTCGGCGCCGACATCGAACTCGAGCGGGTCCACCAGCGCGAGCCGAACATGAACGCGCTGGAGATCCTGCTCGCCGAATCGCAGGAGCGGATGTGTTACGAGGTCGCACCCGAGAACGTCGACCGCGTGCGCGAGATCGCCGAGCGGTTCGACCTCGGCTGCTCGGTCATCGGCGAAGTCACCGACGGCAACTACACCTGCACGTTCGAGGGCGAAACCGTCGTCGACGTCGATGCCTACTTCCTCGGCGAGGGCGCGCCGATGAACGATCTCGCGTCCGAGGAACCGGCACAGCCGGAAACGGACCGCCCCGAGGTCGGCCTCGAGGCGGCCTTCGACGCCGTCGTCTCGAGTCCGAGCACCGCCTCGAAGCGGTGGGTCTACCGGCAGTACGACCACGAGGTCGGCGTGCGGACGAGCGTCGGGCCGGGCGACGACGCCGCCATTATTGCGGTCCGTGAAGCCCAGCAGGGACTCGCGATTTCGTCGGGTGCCGCGCCGAACTGGACCGACGCCGCACCCTACGAGGGGGCCCGCGCGATCGCGCTCGAGAACGCGACGAACATCGCGGCCAAGGGCGCGACGCCGCTGGCCGCGGTCGACTGTCTCAACGGCGGCAACCCCGAGAAACCGGACGTGTACGGCGGCTTCACGGGCATCGTCGACGGACTCGCGGAAATGTGCGAGACGCTGTCGACGCCGGTCGTCGGCGGCAATGTCTCGCTGTACAACGACTCCGTCGCGGGACCCATCCCGCCGACGCCGACGCTGGCGATGGTCGGCGCCAAGGACGGCTACGACGCGCCGCCGCTGTCGGTCGAGTCCGCGGGCGACCTGCTTCTCGTCGGCGACCTCGGCCTCGAGGCCGGCGATACTCGCCTCGGCGGCTCCGAGTACCTCGCGCAGTTCGGCGGCAGCGACCGGTTCCCCGACCTGCCCGACGACCCCGCAGGCCTGATCGAGGCGCTGGCCGCGGTCGCCGATGCGGACTCGACGCTCGCGGTCCACGACATCAGCCACGGCGGACTCGCCGTCGCCCTCGCCGAAATGGTCACCGAGGACGCCGGCCTCGAGGTGTCGATCCCGAGCGAGGACCCCGCGGGCGCGCTGTTCGGCGAACAGCCGGGTCGCGCGCTGATCCAGACCGAGTCCGTCGAGGCAGTTCGCGAGGCGTTCGACGGCGTCGCGCCCGTCGTCGAACTCGGCGCTGCGACCGACGACGGGACGCTCGCAGTCGAGATCGGCGACCGAACGATCGAGACCGACGCGGCCGCGATCCGCGAGCGACGCGCGACGATCGAACGGGAACTCGAGTGACGACCGCACCGGCGCGACCAATTGAGTCGGATCCGAGTTCCATTCTCGAGAATTTGCCACGGAAAAGCGGTAATATCCGTCACCACTGCCACGTTCGCCGTCTATTGTCCGACATATTGATATACAATCGCCGCGAGTAGTCCAACGAACCAACAGTTTCGGAGGCTCCGATGACTACCGACACCCCATCCGTCCTGATCGTCGAAGACGAACCCGACCTCGCGAACCTCTATACCGCGTGGCTCGAGGAGGAGTGTACCGTCGAGAGGGCCGCCGACGGGGCCGACGCGCTGGCGGCGATCGACGACTCGATCGACGTCGTCCTCCTCGACCGGCGGATGCCGGGGCTCTCGGGGTCGACCGTCCTCGAGACGATTCGGGACCGAGGCCTCGAGTGCCGGGTCGCGATGGTGACGGCGGTCGAGCCCGACTTCGAGATCATCGAGATGGGGTTCGACGACTACCTGGTCAAACCCGTTTCGCAGGACGAACTGGTCGGCGTTATCGATCAACTGCTGCTCCGGACGACCTACGACGAGCAGCTCCGGGAGTTCTTCGCGCTCGCCTCGAAGAAGGCGCTACTGGACGATCAGAAGAACGAGGCCGAACGCCGCTCGAGTCAGGAGTACGCCGAACTCAGAGACCGGCTGGCAGTCCGCCGGGTCGAGGTCGACGACACGATGCAGGAGCTCTTGGCCCGGGACGGCTACCGCCAACTCTGTCGCGATATTGCGAGCGACTCCGTCGTCCGGGAGTGACGGCGTTGTACCTCCTCGAGTCCACAATCGTCTCGTGCGTTCAGTAGGGACACCGACGAAAGAGCACACATGACACAACCGAATCGGACCGACGACGCCGTCAAGGACCTCGTCCGACAGCACTGGAACGACCGCGCCGCGACGTTCGACGACGCGAGCCATCACGGCATCCACACTGACGAACAGCGCGAGCGGTGGCTGTCGGTTCTCCGCGAGTGGACCGGTGACGACCCCCTGCGAGCCCTCGACGTCGGCTGTGGGACCGGCGTCGTGTCGCTGCTGCTGGCGGAACTTGGCCACGACGTTACCGGCGTGGACTTCGCCCCGGAGATGCTCGAGCGTGCACGGACGAAAGCTGAACGGGCCGACCGCTCGGTTGCCTTCCACCGTGGGGACGCGGAGTCGCTCGCGGTTCCCGACGACGCCGTCGAACTGCTCACGGCCCGCCACCTCACCTGGACGCTTCCGAACCCCAGTACGGCGATCGACGAGTGGCAGCGCGTCGTCGAACCGGGCGGCGACATCCTCCTGATCGAGGGGTACTGGGACCACGACGAGCCGTGGGACGAGTACGAGGCAATCCACGACGAGTTGCCGATGTACGACGGCCGCCCGCCCGCCGACCTCCGCGAGTTCCTCGCGCGGAACGGCCTGACGGAGATCGAGCACGAACCGCTGTCGGACCCGGCGCTGTGGGGCCGAGAGCCCCACCACGAGTATTACGTCATGACCGGAACGGTCCCCCGCTAAGCAGTCCGCCTCGCTCTTCTCGTCCCGGCCGCCTACTCGAGGCGGCGCTCGAGGGTCGTCACGTCCCGAATCTCGATCCGGGTCCCGCCGTTCGCGCCGTTGGAGACGGTACACTCCCAGTCGTGGGCTTCGGCGATGGCCCGGACGAGAGCGAGGCCGAGCCCGTCGATCGCGGTGTCGTCGTCGTGGGTCGGATCGAGCACGCGGTCGTGTGCGTTCGGGGGGATTTCCGCGGCGTCGTCGAGGAGGAAAAAGCCGCGACTGCCGCCGTCCTCGAACCCGACGAGGCCGATCTGAATCGTCACGTTCACGTCGCCGTCGGCCCGCGCGACGGCGCTGTCGAAGGCCGTCTCGAGGAGGTGGACGAAGCGGTCGGGATCGGCTCGGAGCGCGGCCGAACCGTCGACGATGACGCTGTCCGCGTCGAGGCGTGACTCGCTGACGGCGTCGGTGATCGCCGACTCGAGGCGGAGCCGACTGCGGGTACCGACGGCCGAGGCGTTCCGGGCGAACTCCCGGACGTCGTCGACGAGGCCCTCGGCGCGGTCGAGCGTCGTTTCGACGGTGTCCTCGGCCAGCGGGAACTCCCACTCGTCGGCCGTGTCGTCCTCGAGCGCGTCGGCGACGGCCGTGAGTTGGTCTTTCAGATCGGTCGAGAGCACGTCTGCGACGGCCTCGAGGCGCTCGGTCTGGCGCTCGAGTTCGGCGGTTCGATCCCGGAGGACCCGTTCCCGATCGGCTCGGTCGAGGGCGGCCCGCGTGTTCTCGACGAGCGTCGAGATGAGGTCGACGTCGGTCTCGTCGAATCGGTCGGGGTCGAGCGCGCCCGTCATGAGGACGCCGTGGGTGCCGATCGGGGCGATGATCTCCGACCGGAGCGGCGTGTCCGGATTGTAGAGTTCGCCGACGGTCTCGAGGTCGTCGAACCGTTCGACCTCGCCGGCCTCGAAGACGTCCCAGACGAGGCCTTCGCCGGGGTTAAACCGCGGCAGGCCGCCGAACTCGTCGTGTGCGCCGGCGGTCCCGGCCACGGGCTCGAGATAGCCCTGTTCCTCCTCGAGCAGCCAGACGCCGCTGATCGGGAGGTCGAGCAGGTCGCCGCCGGCGTGGACCGAGATCGCACAGATCTCTTCCGGATCGTCGGACTCGAGGAGCCAGCGGGTGATCTCGTGGAGCGACGTGACGACGCGATCGTACTCGTGTTGATCGGTGATATCGCGAACGACGGCGGCGACGGTCGCGGTGTCGTCCTCGATCGGGACGAACCGGAACTCGCCCATCCGGTCGTCGCCGTCCGGACCGGTGTAGGGGAGTTCGAGTTGCCGGCGATCCGCGTTGCCGACATCGACGTCGGTGATCGCCTGCCCGATATCGACGGCGTGCTGGTCGTCGATGCCCGCTAGTTCGGTCAGAGTTTCGACGTGCTCGCCGTCCAGTGCCGACCGATCCGCCCCGAGGAGGGTTTCGGTCGCGCCGTTGATCGCGACGATTTCGCGGTTGCGATCGAGCGTGATGACGGCGTCCCGGATCGCCTCGACGACGGCGGCGTGTTGGGCCACCGTCGTCTCCTGTGCCCGCCGCTCGGTAACGTCGCGCATGTACACGGACAGTCCGGTCGTCGACGGATAGGCCCGCGCTTCGAACCAGGTCTCGAGGTGCGTGTGATAAATCTCGAAGGAGACCGGGACCTGTTCGTCCATCGCGCGGTGGAATCCGTCCGGAAACTGCGTCTCGACGGTCTGGGGGAACTCGTCCCACATGACCCGTCCGATCAGGTCCTCGCGGGAGCGCTTGAGCAGCGTTTCGGCCCGCTCGTTGAGATACGTGAACCGAAAGCCGGTATCGAGTGCGAAAAAGGCGTCCGTCACCCGGTCGACGATCGGCACGGATCGCATGGTCACGACTCGCCACCCCCGTCGGACGACGGATTCGTCCCCCCTTCGCGTCCGAGGCAATCGCCTCTCGCGGCCGTTGACATCATCGACAGACAGTCAGCACATAGTTTGTGAAACCCCTATTTGAGTGTCGTGGCCGAGCGATGGCGTGTCTCTCAGTAACATGGTTCGCCGCCCGGTCGCGAATCCCGTCCGTCATCCCGAACCGAATGGACTCCCCGCGAGCCGCCGACCTGCTCAAAACCGGTCTCCGAGAAAGACCGTCGTTTCGGGAAACAGCGTCGACATCGTCTCGAGCGACGACGCGTCCGTCGTCTCGAGTCGCCCCGTTCGCTCGAGAGCGGCCGCGGACTGGAACCCGACGACGAGCTGGGAGAGCGCGCCGATATCGAGGCGAACGTCGGCGGACGACTGCAGAGTCTCGTGATCGCGCAGTCGGCGACAGTCGGCGCGACCGTCCGAGACCGCGAGGCGGAACGTGCCGTCGTTCCACTCGGCGAGCGGGTCCTCGACGGCGATCGTCACGGTCGCGTCGCGGTCGGGGTAGGCGACTGCGGACAGCGTCTCCGCGATGTCGACGACGCGGACCATCGGCCCGTCCGCGACGGTCGTCTCGATCTGGTCCGGCTCTCGAGCGATCGCACGAAGCGGCACGTCGTCGGCCACGCGGAGGCGAACGCGCTGAACCTGTGACTCGTGATCGTAGCAAAAGGACAGCAGCGCCAGCACGGCGTCGTGATCGATGGCGGCGAGTTCGGAGACGACCATCGTCCGATCGCCGTCCGTCCCGTCCATCGTGTAGACGAGATATCCTCGTACCTGCCCGTTGCGCTCGTACGCGTAGACGAAGGGGTCCCGCTCGGAGCCGGCGAAGACGCGGTGTCGCCACCACTCCTCGTCGCGCTCGAGGGCGAGCGAGTACCGGTCGGCGTACGTCTCGTAGGCCGGTTCGAGCGCCTCGTACTCGTCGGCCTCGAGTCGGCGGAACGACCCCGCGTCCCGATCGACGGCGTCGGACGCGACCGAGAGCACGCTCGGTTCGCACTCGTGAGTGACGAGCCGAGTGCAGGTATCCCAGCCGTACTGCCGGTAGAACCGATACCGGAACGGCCACAGGACCGAGAACCGCACGTCGTGGTCGCGATACTCGGCGAGCGACCGGGCGAGCAACTGCCGGACGTAGCCGCGACGGCGGTACTCGGGCGGGGTCGCGACCGACGCCAGCCCGGCGGTTCGATGGACATCGCCCCGGACGCGCGACTCGAGCCAGTAGTGCCGACAGACGCTGCGCGGCTTTGCGTCGTCAGCCGCCCCGTCCTCGTACACGCCGCGCCGGGAGCCGAGGGTGTCCCGCGGCGTTTCGTGGTCCGCGGGATCGTACGCCGGAACCCCTTCCTCGGGCCGGAACGCGTAGCTGCGATACTCGTGGAACACGTCCCGTTCGTCCGGAATGGGACGATAGTCGACCATACTACGGAGAGCGCGGGCGACCGAGAAAAACTGTTCGTGATATCGTCGTCGGCCTCAGACGTGTTCTTCGACGAAGGCCTCGATCCGGTTCAGCGCCTTCCGCAGGTCCTCGAGCCCGGTCGCGTAGGAGATCCGCAGGTGACCCTCGCCGCCGTCGCCGAAGACGTCGCCGGGGACGACCGCGACGCCCTGCTCGCGCAGGACCTCCTCGGCGAACTCCTCGGCGGTAAAGCCCTCGGGAACCTCGGGGAAGCAGTAGAACGCGCCCTTGGCCTCGAAGACGTCCAGCCCGATCTCGCGGAATCGCGAGAGGACGAACTGCCGGCGGCGATCGTACTGATCGACCATCTCTTGGACCTCGTTCGCACAGGAGTCGAGCGCCTCGAGGGCGGCGTGTTGGGCCGTCGTCGGCGCGGACAGCATCGTATACTGGTGGATCTTGTTCATCGCGCCGATGGCGTCGGCGGGACCGAGGGCGTAGCCAAGTCGGAGGCCGGTCATCGCGTGGGCCTTCGAGAAGCCGTTGAAGACGATGGTGCGCTCACGCATCCCCTCGAAGCTCGCGATCGATGTGTGCTCGCCGTCGTACGTTAGCTCCGCGTAGATCTCGTCCGAGAGGACCGTCAGATCGTGCTCGCGGGCGAACTCGGCGACTGGCTCGAGGTCTTCGGCGGGCATGATCGCGCCCGTCGGGTTGTTGGGATAACAGAGGACCAGCATGTCCGCGTCGGCCGCGCCGGCCGCCTCGAGGCCCTCGACGGTGAGTCGGAAGTCGTCCTCCTCCCTCGTCGGGACCGGTAGCACCTCGCCGCCGGCGAAGATGACGCCGGGTTCGTAGGAGATGTACGACGGCTGGGCGATCGCGACCGTGTCGCCGGGGTCGACGAACGCCCGGAAGGCCAGATCGACCGCCTCGCTCGCGCCGGCGGTGACGAGGATCTCCTCGTCGGGGTCGTAGCCAAGTTCGAACCGGTCGGCGACGTAGTCCGCGATCGCCTCGCGGAGTTCGCGCTTGCCCCGGTTGGCCGTATAGGAGGTCTTTCCCTGCTCTAAAGAGGTGATCGCCGCGTCGCGGGCCGCCCACGGCGTGGCGAAGTCGGGTTCGCCGACGCCGAGCGAGATGACCTCGTCGCGTTCCTCGGCGATCTCGAAGAAGCGGCGAATGCCCGAGGGCGGCACCGTTCGCACGCGGTCTGACAGTTCGAACGTCATGGTCAGGGTGAGAACGAGAGGCGGTCGTCGCCCTCGCCGTCGCCGAGTTCGATCCCGTTCTCCTTGTAGGAGGTCATCACGTAGTGGGTGACCGTCTGGGTGATCTCGGGAACCGGCGCGACCTTCTCGCTGATGAACTGCGAGACCTCGCGGATGGAGTCGCCCTCGACCTCCATATCGAAGTCGTAATCGCCGCTGATCAGCCGCAGGGCTTTGACCTGCGGGAACCGTGCGAGGCGCTCCGCGATATCGTCGTAGCCCGTCTCGCGGTCGAGCGTGACGTTCAACTCGACCTCGGCTCGGACGCGTTCGTCTTCCAGTTTGTCCCAGTCGACGACCGCCTGGTACCCCCGGACGACGCCCGCTGCCTCGAGCTCCTCGATGGTCGCCTCGACCTCGGCTTCCTCGAGGTCGGTCATTCGCGCGATATCCGCCGCGGAGTAGCGCGCGTTCTCACGAAGCAACTCGAGCACCTCGCGTTCGCTCATATGCACCCTCATCGCAGGGTGGGCAAAAAGGCGTTGCTACTCGCCGTCGATTTCGACGCTGGTCGGAACCTCGCGGGAGAACGGCTGCAGAGACACTGAATAGACGCCTCCCGGAACCACTGTTCTAATGCAGCGACGACTCACAGCGCGGACAGATTCGCGACTGCATCGGCACGCGTCGATTGCAATTGGGGCAGGTAATCTCTTCCTCGAGCTGGAACCAATGCGGGCGAGCCATTGTAACCGCTCCGAGGGTTCCACGTCCGCCGTATAATACTCACTGCAAGAAATAGTGACTGTGACTACGGCATGTTAGTCATGCGTTCTGACATTCGTCCGATGGACCGCTTTCGAACGCGTGCGCTGCACTGAGAATTATCGGTAATTCTTGAACAGCAGCGCTCGCACGTCGTCTTTCGTCTGGACCTGTTCGGTCGATCCGTCGGGGAGTTCGACGGTGTACCGGTAGTCCGCTGAGTCCGATTCGTCCCACTTGTCGTCGTGGGTCTCGAGCAGGCTCATCATCTCGTCTAACATATCGTCGTCGTCGGCCGAGCCGTCACCGTCGCCGCCGTCGTCGCTGTCGTCGTCTGCGGTCCCGTCGGCTCTGTCGTCGGCGTCCGATTCGCCGTCGGATTCCGCTTTGTCGTCCGCCTCGTCTTCGCTCGAGCCGTCGTCCACCCCGTCAGACTCGGAATCGGGGTCGTCGGCCTCCTCGTCGAGAACCTCGTCGGCCGCCGGAGCCTCGCCTTCGACGTAGGAGACCTCCTCGAGTTCGTGGGGATCGTTGTCGCCCTCGATCGCGGCCCCGACGGACGCGGCGACATCGTCGGTCGCCGAGGAGTCGAACTCGCCGTCGATGTCGATCTCGATGTCCTCGTCGAGGTTGTCGATCAGGAACTGGACGGCGTCCCGTTCGCGGACGAAGCCGTACTTGCCGACGACCGAGTCGGAGATTTCCTCGCGGAGGTGCTGGATGAACGCGTACTGTTCGTCGGTGACCTCGAGCGTCTTCATACCCAGTCGATGCGGCCGGGGGTACTAATATGTAAGTCGTCGCGGTCGTCTCTGACTCGAGCGAGGCGACTGCCCCGAACGTGATCATTAAGGACGAACGACTCGAAGTATCCGATATGGTTCTCCAAGAGTCCGAGTCGGAACTCGAGGCCGGCGACGCCGCGCCGGCGTTCGAACTCGAGGGCGTCGACGGCGAGACGTACACGCTCGAGAGCTTCGCCGACGACGAGGCGCTGCTGGTCGTGTTCACGTGTAACCACTGCCCGTACGCGCAGGCGAAGTTCGACCTGCTGAACGAGTTGGCCGAGGAGTACGACGACGTGTCGGTTGTCGGAATCAACTCGAACGACGCCGAGGAGTACCCCGAAGATTCGTTCGAGAAAATGCGGGAGTTCGTCGACGACGGGAACGTCCAGTACGACGCCTACCTCCGGGACGAGAGTCAGACCGTCGCCCGCGAGTACGGCGCTGTCTGTACGCCGGATCCGTTCCTCTTCGAGAACAGCGCGGCGCGTGGCACCGCGGATAGTCGAGCGGCCGAGCCGCGAGAGGACGGCGGGGAGTTCCGACTGGCCTACCACGGCCGACTCGACGATGCCCCCAACCCCGACGACGAGCCGAGCCGGTTCGAGATCCGCGAAGCGATCGACGCCGTCCTGGCCGGCGAAGACATCGACCTCGAGTGGCAGCCCTCCCGTGGCTGTTCGATCAAGTGGAAAGACGAGTAATCCGCTTTCACTTGCCGTTTTAGATCGGCTGGCCCAGAAATTAGGTCGTTCAGCCCCAGACTTTAGTCGCCCGCCGGTGTGGAAGACAGCGGTATGAGTCAGGAACCGCGCGGTAACGCGCTCCGCGAGACGCTCGAGAACGACGAGGTCGCGCTGGGCGTCCTCGAGAACACGTACAACCCGGCGGTCGTCGAACTCTACGCGGCCCTCGGCGCGGACTTCGTCTGGATCGACCTCGAGCACGGCGGGCCGAGCCCGCGGGACGCGGAGACGCTGGAATCGCTCCTGCGGGCGGCCGACGGCACCGACACGGAGCTACTGGTGCGCGTGCCCGACACCGATCCGTCGCTGGTTCGGAAGGTGCTGGACGCGGGCGTTCGGAACGTGTTCCTTCCGCGGGTCGGCAGCAGCGAGGAACTCGAGGCCGCAGTCCGAGCGGGCCGGTTCGAGTACGACGGCGAGCCCGGCCGGCGCGGGATGGCGAATCCGCGCGCGAGCCGCTGGGGACTCACCGACGACTACGCGACGAGCGAAGACGATTCCGTCGTCGTCGGCGTCACGATAGAGACCGCGTCGGCGCTCGACGACCTCGAGTCGATCCTCGACGTTCCCGAACTCGGGTTCGTCTTCATCGGCCCGCTGGATCTCTCGGTCTCGCTCGGCCATCCTGGCGAAGTCGACCATCCCGAGGTCGAGGAAGCCGTCGAGACGATTCGGTCGGCGGCCGTCGACGCGGGCGTACCGGTCGGCGGGCTCGGATTCGGGATGGACGATGTCAACGAGAAAGCGCGGAACGGCTACCAGTTGCTGAACATCGGGACGACGACCGGCGCGTTACAGTCCTCGGTCACCGGCTGGCTGGACGACTACGACGGCCGCTAACCGACCCTAATCGGCCCGCGGCGTCTCTCAAGGATCGTTCAGCCGACGAGACCGACTGACAGCGATCGGGCGGTTGCAACTGCCGGGGTGGCCCTCAAATACGCCGACTCGCTACCATCGACGCCGAATGTCCCGTCTCCTCTCGAGTCCCTTTCCGCTTCGAGCGCCCCTCCGACCGGAGCCGATCCCGTGGCTGCAAGAGACCTATCTGTCGTCGTTCGAGGCGCAGGTGGTCGCGACCCTGCTGGTCGTCGCGCTGCTCCCCGTCGGGATCAGGGGTGCCTCGTCCGTCCGTTCGATCGTCCGTCGTCGCAACGGCAGGCAACTCGCCGAGGCGAGCGCCGTCCTCGTGCTCGCGATCGTCGTAGTCCTCTCCGTCTACACGTTCAGCGTGATCTGGCAGGTTACCTACGTGCTCAGGGTCACCCTCGAGACGATGCTGATCGACCGGTGGCTCGCTGCCCAGCAACTGATCAGCGCCGGGGTGGTCGTCACCGCCTACCTCGCGATCAGGTTCGTCAACCGATCGATCGACAAGTTGGCCCAGACGAACGCGCTCACCAAACACCAGAGCGAGGTCGCCTATCACGTCACGGATATCGGGATCGTCGCCTTCGCCGGGACCGTCTTGCTCACCCTCTGGGGGATCGACCTGACTAACATCTTCATCGGCGCGGGCGCGATCACGGCGGTCGTCGCCCTGACGGCTCGGGAAACGCTGACGGCCATGCTCGCCGGATTCATCCTGCTGTTCTCGCGGCCGTTCGCCGTCGGCGACTGGATCGAGGTCGACGAGACGACCGGCATCGTCACCGATGTCACCATCTTCACGACCAAGATCCAGACGTTCGGCGACAAGCACGTCCTCGTCCCCAACGATCAGGTCACGAACAGTCCGCTGACGAACTACTCGAAGAACGACCAGCTCCGGATCGACGTCGACGTCGGCGTCGACTACACCGACGACCTCGAGGACGCCAGATCGGCTATCGTCGACGCCGTCGGCGACCTCGAGGAGATCAAGAACGCGCCCAACCCGCAGGTGATCGCGAAGCGGTTCGACGAGTCGGCGGTGGTCCTCGAGTGTCGCGTCTGGATCGGCGATCCGACGATGCGACGCAAGCTCGACGCCCAGACGGCGATGATCGAAGCGATCATGGACGCGTTCGACCGCGAGGGGATCACGATCCCCTACCCCCAACGGGTCCACGCCGCTCGCGACGAGCCCGGGTTTCGGGTGAGCGGCCCGAATCCCGAAGAGACGGGGATCAGGACAGTCAACGACTGAGCGGGCGGCACCCGCCGCAGTCGGCTGCGGTGACTACCGCTGGACCGCGCGACGGTACTGGATCGGCCACTCCTTCGCGGCCGCCTCGGGATCGCGCTCGAGGTCGCCGGCCGCGCGCAGCCCGAAGTACGGATCGCGGAGGAACTCCCGACCGACGAGGA from Natrinema versiforme includes these protein-coding regions:
- a CDS encoding Lrp/AsnC family transcriptional regulator, yielding MSEREVLELLRENARYSAADIARMTDLEEAEVEATIEELEAAGVVRGYQAVVDWDKLEDERVRAEVELNVTLDRETGYDDIAERLARFPQVKALRLISGDYDFDMEVEGDSIREVSQFISEKVAPVPEITQTVTHYVMTSYKENGIELGDGEGDDRLSFSP
- a CDS encoding thioredoxin family protein: MVLQESESELEAGDAAPAFELEGVDGETYTLESFADDEALLVVFTCNHCPYAQAKFDLLNELAEEYDDVSVVGINSNDAEEYPEDSFEKMREFVDDGNVQYDAYLRDESQTVAREYGAVCTPDPFLFENSAARGTADSRAAEPREDGGEFRLAYHGRLDDAPNPDDEPSRFEIREAIDAVLAGEDIDLEWQPSRGCSIKWKDE
- a CDS encoding HpcH/HpaI aldolase/citrate lyase family protein; translated protein: MSQEPRGNALRETLENDEVALGVLENTYNPAVVELYAALGADFVWIDLEHGGPSPRDAETLESLLRAADGTDTELLVRVPDTDPSLVRKVLDAGVRNVFLPRVGSSEELEAAVRAGRFEYDGEPGRRGMANPRASRWGLTDDYATSEDDSVVVGVTIETASALDDLESILDVPELGFVFIGPLDLSVSLGHPGEVDHPEVEEAVETIRSAAVDAGVPVGGLGFGMDDVNEKARNGYQLLNIGTTTGALQSSVTGWLDDYDGR
- a CDS encoding mechanosensitive ion channel family protein, which produces MSRLLSSPFPLRAPLRPEPIPWLQETYLSSFEAQVVATLLVVALLPVGIRGASSVRSIVRRRNGRQLAEASAVLVLAIVVVLSVYTFSVIWQVTYVLRVTLETMLIDRWLAAQQLISAGVVVTAYLAIRFVNRSIDKLAQTNALTKHQSEVAYHVTDIGIVAFAGTVLLTLWGIDLTNIFIGAGAITAVVALTARETLTAMLAGFILLFSRPFAVGDWIEVDETTGIVTDVTIFTTKIQTFGDKHVLVPNDQVTNSPLTNYSKNDQLRIDVDVGVDYTDDLEDARSAIVDAVGDLEEIKNAPNPQVIAKRFDESAVVLECRVWIGDPTMRRKLDAQTAMIEAIMDAFDREGITIPYPQRVHAARDEPGFRVSGPNPEETGIRTVND